The Cetobacterium somerae ATCC BAA-474 DNA window CTAATATATATTCACCTGGAATCATAAGTATATCCTCCTTTTTTTAATTAAAAGCTATTGAATTGGATTGTGTACAGTTACAAGCTTAGTTCCATCTCTAAATGTTGCTTCAACTTGAATTATTGGAATCATTTCAGCTATTCCTTCCATTACATCCTCTTTTTTTAATAGTGTTTGCCCGTAAGACATTAACTCTTCCACACTTTTCCCATCTCTTGCACCCTCTATTATTTCATCAGAAATATACGCTATTGTTTCAGGATAATTTAATTTAACTCCTCTATTTTTTCTTTTTCTAGCAACTTCGGCTGCAACACTAATCATTAACTTTTCTTTCTCTCTCGTTGTTAAATACATATATTTATCACCTCATTTTAATAAATTAGAAACTCTACCACATGTCAATCAACATTAGAAATCCTGGAATCCAAGCTGTAACAATTCCTTCAAAAACTGCCAGTACAGGTGTAAATTTTCCTAAATTTTTTTTAGGAACTGTTTCTATCCAACCTGTTAGCCACAGAACACCCCAAAGCCACCAGATAACACTCATTCTCCAATCTGATTTCAAAGATAGATATCCAGCTGGTAATGTGTTTATGGCTACAAACAAACTGAACCATCCATAAGGAATAGGATTTAAATTAAAAATTCCATTTATAGCTACATACAAGTACGTAAAAGTAAAAAGTAATCCTGTTGCTCCACTATAATAATCACCTCTTGTTATAGAAACAACATTTAATATAAGGGTTATTCCCCCAGTAAATATGTTCATCACAGATTGAGCTTTACCATCTACATTGTAAAGTCTGCACATTCCATTACTAATTAAAACTATTCCTACAAATAACAGAGCTACACCTAGCATAGTTTCACCTCCTTTCAGGTATATTTCTTTTGCAAGTCATTTATGTCGCTAGGTTATACAAAATTATAGTACAATTTCTTTTAAAATAATTATATAAAATATATAAGTCCTGCTCCTTATACAAAAAAAGAGATGACTTAAAATCATCTCTCAATAGATATAAACTTTTACATATTTTTAACTATATTTGTGATATACAAGATACTGGACATACTGA harbors:
- a CDS encoding urease subunit gamma, which encodes MYLTTREKEKLMISVAAEVARKRKNRGVKLNYPETIAYISDEIIEGARDGKSVEELMSYGQTLLKKEDVMEGIAEMIPIIQVEATFRDGTKLVTVHNPIQ
- a CDS encoding AmiS/UreI family transporter; this encodes MLGVALLFVGIVLISNGMCRLYNVDGKAQSVMNIFTGGITLILNVVSITRGDYYSGATGLLFTFTYLYVAINGIFNLNPIPYGWFSLFVAINTLPAGYLSLKSDWRMSVIWWLWGVLWLTGWIETVPKKNLGKFTPVLAVFEGIVTAWIPGFLMLIDMW